CGGTGTCGAGCACCAGGAAGTCGCCGCCGCGCAGCACGCCGATGGCGCGACCGTCGGTGTCCGAGCCGGAGCCGGCGACCATGTCCAGGGTGTACTCGCCCTCGACGAGGTCGATGCCGCCGGAGGTGACGGTGCCGTCCTCGGCGACCGACCAGTCGCCGGTCTTGGAGCCCTTGATGACGACCTGGACCTGCTTGCCCAGCCGCGGCCCGGCGGCGCGGGCGTTGACGGTCAGGCGCTGCTCCACGCCCATCTCCTGCGCCTCGTCGCCGGTGGCGTCCAGCAGGCGCACCGCCTTGACGTTGAGCTCGTCGGCAAGGATCTCGGCGAAGGGCTCGAGGGAGGTGGGGTCGTGGTGGACCACGGTCAGCTCGGCGAGCGGGAGGCGGGCGCGCAGGCCCTCCTTCTTGCGCAGCGCGTTGCCGGCCGAGGCGATGGCGCGGACGTCGTCCATCTGGGCCACGAGCGCCTCGTCCCGGGGGAAAAAGGTGTCGTCGGGCCAGTCAGTCAGGTGCACGGAGCGACCGCCGGTGAGCTCCTTCCAGATCTCCTCGGTGACCATGGGAAGCAGCGGCGCGGCCACCTGCAGCAGGGTCTCCAGGGCGGTGGAGAGCACGTCGATGGCCTGCTCGTCGCCCTCCCAGAACCGGTCGCGGGAGCGGCGCACGTACCAGTTGGTGAGCATGTCGAGGTGGTCGGCGATCTGCTCGGCCGCATCGGCGATGGCGAGTTCCCGGAAGGAGGCGCGCACGCCGCGCACCAGGTCGCCGGTGCGGGAGAGCAGGTAGCGGTCCATCACGTCGGTGGACTCGTACCGGGACCGGCCGCGGTAGCCCGTCGGCCGACCGCTGCCGTCCTTCTCCCCCGCCGCGTTCGCGTACAGGCCCAGGAAGTACCAGACGTTCCACAGCGGCAGCACGACCTGGCGCGTGGCGTCGCGGATCTTGGGCTCGTCGACGACGAGGTTGCCGCCGCGCAGGATGGGCGAGCTCATGAGGAACCAGCGCATCGCGTCGGCCCCGTACTTGTCGAACATCTCGCGCACGTCGGGGTAGTTGCGCAGCGACTTGGACATCTTCTGCCCGTCCTCGCCCAGCACGATGCCGTGGCAGATCACCGAGGTGAAGGCGGGGCGGTCGAACAGGGCGGTGGCCAGCACGTGCATGACGTAGAACCAGCCGCGGGTCTGCCCGATGTACTCCACGATGAAGTCGGCGGGGTTGTGCCCCTCGAACCATTCGCGGTTCTCGAAGGGGTAGTGCACCTGCGCGAACGGCATCGAGCCGGAGTCGAACCACACGTCGAACACGTCGGTGACGCGGCGCATGGTGGACGTGCCGGTGGGGTCGTCGGGGTTCGGGCGGGTGAGCTCGTCGATGTAGGGGCGGTGGAGGTTCACCTCTCCGTGCTCGTCGCGCGGGAGGGTGCCGAAGGCCTCCTCCAGCTCGGCGAGCGAGCCGTACACCTCGACGCGCGGGTGGTCGGGGTCGTCGCTCTTCCACACCGGGATCGGGGTGCCCCAGTAGCGGTTGCGGGAGACGGCCCAGTCGCGGGCGCCCTCGAGCCACTTGCCGAACTGGCCGTGCTTGACGTTGCCGGGCACCCAGTCGATCTGCTCGTTCAGCTCGAGCATGCGCTCGCGCTGGTCGGCGACCTTCACGTACCAGGAGGAGACGGCCTTGTAGATCAGCGGGTTCCGGCAGCGCCAGCAGTGCGGGTAGGAGTGCACGTAGCTGGCCTCGCGCAGCAGGCGCCCCTCGGCCTGGAGGTTGCGGATGATCGGCCGGTTCGCGTCGAAGACCTGCAGTCCCGCGATCTCGTCGAGGGCGGTGCCGCGGAAGTACTCGTGGAACTGGGCGCCCTCGTCGACCGAGACGATCACGGGGATGCCGTAGGCGGCGTTGACCTGCTGGTCGATCTCACCGTAGGCGGTGGCCTGGTGGACCACGCCGGTGCCGTCGTCGGTGGAGACGTAGTCCGCGACGGTGACGATCCACGCGTTCTGCGTGCCCCACTTCTCGCGGTCCTCGGAGTAGACGGTCCACAGCGGCTCGTAGGTGATGTGCTCGAGCTCGGCGCCGGCGTAGGTGCGCTCCTCGACGGCGGCGAGGGCGTCCTCGGCGCTCTGGTAGCCGAGCTCCTTGGCGTGCGCGCCCACGAGCGCCTGCGCGAGGAGGTAGCGGCCCTCGCCCGCGGCGGTGCCGTCGGCCGCGCCGTTCGGTCCGGCCGGGAGCACCGCGTAGGGCAGCTCGGGCCCGACGGCGAGGGAGAAGTTGGTGGGCAGGGTCCACGGGGTGGTGGTCCAGGCGAGGGCCTTCACGCCCAGGAGGCCAAGCTGCTCCGCCTTCTCGCCGGTGAAGGGGAAGGTGACGGTGACGGTCTGGTCCTGGCGGTCCTGGTAGACGTCGTCGTCCATGCGCAGCTCGTGCGCGCTGAGCGGGGTCTGGTCCTTCCAGCAGTAGGGCAGGACGTAGTAGCCCTCGTAGGCGCGGCCCTTGTCGTGCAGGGTCTTGAACGCCCACAGCACCGACTCCATGAAGGTGACGTCGAGGGTCTTGTAGTCGTTCTCGAAATCGACCCAGCGCGCCTGGCGGGTGACGTACTCCTCCCACTCCTTGGTGTACTTCAGCACCGAGGCGCGGGCGGCGTTGTTGAAGGCCTGCAGGCCCATGTCCTCGATCTCGGACTTCTCGGTCATGCCGAGCTCCCGCATCGCCTCGAGCTCCGCGGGCAGTCCGTGGGTGTCCCAGCCGAAGCGGCGATCGACCTTCAGCCCGTCCATGGTGCGGAAGCGCGGGATGACGTCCTTGACGAAGCCGGTGAGCAGGTGCCCGTAGTGGGGCAGGCCGTTGGCGAAGGGCGGGCCGTCGTAGAAGACGAACTCGTCGGCGCCCTCGCGCTGGGCGATCGAGGCGCGGAAGGTGTCGTCGGTGCGCCAGAACTCCTGGATCTCGTTCTCGAGCGCGGGCAGGTTCGGCGAGGGGACGAGCGGGTCTCCGCTGACCGGGTAGACCATGGGGAGGGACCTCCGAGGAAGCACAGGGGACGGCGGTGTGGACGACTGCTGTCCGAGGACGCCTGCGGCCCGGGGGCCGGTGGCGCGGTACCACCTCGGTTGACGCCGGCGCGTCGGCGTGCCGACGCGGGGGCCTCCCCTTGTTCCTCAGCTGTGACGGGCTGGTCCCGGCGGGTTCTACTGGGTGCGGCCGGATCCTCGCGGATCCTGCGCGTGCTGTTCTTCCCGCGGCTCACCGGTGATGGCCGGGTCGATGCCGATGGACGCCAGTGTACGCGTGGCTCCCGGCGGCGGCACGGGACGGGGGGCGAAGGAGACGCGCGGAACATCGCGGCGCGGCCGACGGGCCCTGCGGGGCCGGGCGGGACGGGTGCGCGCCGGGCGGGACGCGTCCGACGTTCACTGGCGGTCGTCACAGGTGATCACTGCCTGATCCCCAGTGTTCTCGAAGCGTCGGGGGGTGTGATGGTCCCGGCGGCGCAGCCCGCGCCCGCCGCGGACGACGCCGCAGGCGAAGGAGACGACGACATGGACGACCCCACCCCACCGAGGCGAGCCCTGGCCGGGGCCTCGGCGATCGGCGCGGCAGCGCTGCTGGTGCTGAGCTTCGGCCCGTCGGCCCTGGCGCTGACCCCGTCGGACTCCTCCGTCCACGCCGCACCGCCCGCCCATGTCGCGGTCACCGCGCAGCAGGCCACCTCCACCGCCGAGGCGATCTCCCGCCCCGAGGACGACCAGGAGGTCGTGGCGGGCTCCGCCCCCGAGGAGGCGTGAGTCACCTCCTCGCCCGCGCGCAGTCGTGGAACACTGGTCCTTCCACGGATCCGTCCCCGAGGGGCGGTCGATGCAGAAGGAGCGAGGATGTCGCTGTTCGGAGAGCCGTTCACCGCGAAGTGCCTGAAGTCGGGCATCACCGTCGAGGTCGCCGAGGGTCAATCGCTGCTGCAGGCCCTCCTGGACGCCGGCATCTCCATGGACTACTCGTGCGAGGGCGGGGTGTGCGGCACCTGCGTCGTGCCGCTGGTCTCCGGCGAGGTCGAGCACCTGGACGAGTTCCTCATGGACGACGAGCACGACACCCAGATGACTACCTGCGTCTCCCGCGGCGTGGGCGAGATCGAGATCGACGTCTGAGACCGCTCCGGGACCACGACGGTCCCGAGGCCGGCGCGGTCAGAGCCGCGGACCGGCCACCACCCAGGCGAGCACGACCACACCCATGAGCGCGGCCGCGGAGCCGACCGCGGTCAGCAGCGGCATGGCCGGGCCGAGAACCAGCAGTGCCAGCATCCCCGCGGCGGCGAGGACCAGCATCACGGCGAACAGCAGGGGACGGCCCATGGCGGGCTTCGGGCTGCGCAGCTCGCAGTCCTCGAGGTGCGTCGTGGTCATGGAGCGATCCTCCTCCAGACCGGCGCAGCGGCACATCCCGCGCAGGGAGGTCATCCCCCTCCGTCTTTGGTCGTAGTCACGCGCGGCGTCACCCTCGGTCTCGCCTTCGCTCGCCCGTGCGGTGCGGGCTCAGTCGACGACTCGGGCGATGATCCGCTCGATCGCCGTCACCAGATCGTCCAGTGCCCGGTCCTCGACCGGGAAGTGCCCTCCCCCGCGCAGGATCACGGTGTCGGTGGGCCCGGGGAGCGCGTGGAGGGTGCGGGCGCTGAGAGCGAGCGGCGTCCACGCATCGTGCTCGGGGTGCAGGAGCGTCACCGGCACGGGCACGGTGCGCACGGCCTCGTGGGGGTGCTCGAGATAGGAGCGCCAGAAGCCGAGCGGCATCCGTGCACCGCCGCCGCGCGGGTCCCGGGCGCACAGCGCGCCGAGCGCCGGGACCCGGCCCATCGACGAGACGTCCGCGAGCGCCGAGACCGGCAGCATCCGATCCGCGAGCCCTCCGCGCACGAGCGGCAGCATCCGCATCGCGGCGGTGCCCGCCCCACCGAACCGGGTCATGCGGGCGCGAGCCTCGGGGTCGGCGGGGTCGAGCAGGCAGGTGGCCGCCACCGCGGAGACCTGGTCGGGCAGACGGGCGGCGACCTCGAGCGCGAGCATCCCGCCGATGCTGCCGCCGAGCAGGAGCAGCGGGCGGCCGTCGTCCCCCTCCTCGATCATGTCGCCGAGCATGTGGATCCAGTCGGTGTATCGCACCGACTTCGGGTCGCGCATCGAGGTGCGGCCGTAGCCGGGCAGGTCCGGGACGCGCACGTCGATCCCGCGCTCGGCGAGCTGGGAGGCCACCGGCCACAGCGCGGCGGCATGCGCGCCGGCGCCGTGCACGGCGATCACGCGCACCGGGGAGTCCTTCTGGTGGTGCCTCAGCTCGCGCACCGCGTTCAGGCCCGACCACGCCCACACGGTCCCCTCGGGCTCGACCAGCCGTCGCCGGCGCGAGGCGGAGAGGAACGCGGCGTAGGGCGCGATGTCCTGGCGAACGAGCCGCGGGTCCATGCCGGCCTCGGGGTCGTCGTCCGGGGGTAGCGGGTTCCCGGGCGGTGGGTCTTCGGGCGGTGGGTCCTCGGGCAGTGGGTCCTCGGGCAGGGGGCCGTCACTCATGGCGTCCTCGCTCAGCGGCCGCTCGGGTCCTGGACGACGGGCTCGTCGGCTCCGTCGTCGACGGCAGCGACCCCATCGTCAACAACCCCGTCGGCAGCGAGCCCGTCGGCGCCGTCGTCCCGCCGTGAGTCCTGGTGAGCAAGGTCCGCGAAGACCCCGCCGCGGGCGAGCAGCTCGTCGTAGGTGCCGCGCTCGACGATCCGTCCGCGCTGCATGACCACGATCTGGTCGGCGTGACGGATGGTCGAGAGGCGGTGGGCGATCGAGACCGTGGTGCGGCCGCGGGCCGCGGCATCCAGCGCCCCGGACATGGCCCGCTCGGTCGCGACGTCCAGCGCGGAGGTCGCCTCGTCCAGCAGCAGCACCGGCGGGTCGCGCAGGATCGTGCGCGCCAGGGCCAGGCGCTGCTTCTCGCCGCCGGAGAAGCGGTAGCCCCGCTCCCCCACCACGGTCGCGTAGCCGTCCGGCAGGGACTCGATGTGGTCGTGGATCTGGGCGATCCGGCAGGCGGCGACGAGCTCCTCGTCGGACGCCTCGGGCCGGGCGAAGCGCAGGTTCTCGGCGATGGTGGCGTGCAGGAGGTAGGTCTCCTGGGTGACCACGCCGATGCTCGCCGCGAGGGACTCCATCGTGACTTCGCGCAGGTCGTGCCCGTCCAGGGTGATGCTTCCGCTGCTCGGCTCGTACAGCCGCGCCATGAGGTAGCCGGTGGTGGTCTTGCCGGAGCCGGTGGAGCCGACCAGGGCGGTGTGCTTCCCGGCGGGGACGACGAGGTCGATGCGGTCCAGCGCCGGATCCTCCGCGCCGGGGTAGGAGAAGGAGACGTCTTCGAAGCGGATCTCGCCGCGCACCTCGGCGGGGTCCAGCGCGACCGCGTCCGGGGCGTCCTTGATGAGGATCGGGGCGTCGAGGTACTCGAACACGCGGGAGAACAGGGCCAGGGAGCTGTTGACCTGGGTGGCGACCCGGAGCAGACCGTTGATCTGGGGGAACAGTCCCGACTGCAGGGCGATGAAGGCGACCAGGGTGCCGATGGTGATGCCGGAGCCGTCGGGGTCGTTGAACAGCAGGTGCCCGCCGAGGAGATAGGTCAGTGCCGGGAACAGGGCCATCAGCGTCGTGAACACGGCCATGTGCCAGCGCCCGGCCATCTCGGAGCGGACCTCGAGGTCGGCGAGCTCGCGGGAGTCGGCGGAGAAGGTGCGGCTGAGGGCCTCGGTGCGGCCCATCGTCACGCCCAGCAGGATCCCGGAGACCGACAGGGACTCCTGGATCCCGGCGGAGAGGTCTGCGGCCTTCTCCTGGCGGGTGCGGACGATCTCGCGGCGCCGACGCCCCACCCGCCGGTTCATCCACACCGCGAAAGGCAGCGCGATGAGCGAGAAGAGGGTGAGGCGCCAGTCCATCGCGAACATCGCCACCAGCGCCATGAGCACGCCCGCGGTCGCGGAGACGATCTGGGTCATCACGGAGGTGACCACGGACTGCATCGAGCCGATGTCGGAGAAGATGCGGGACTGGATCTCGCCGGTGCGGGCGCGGGTGAAGAACCCCAGCCCCATCCGCTGCAGGTGGGAGTAGACCGAGACGCGCAGGTCGTGCATGACCGACTGGCCCACGCGGGTCGAGAGCATGGCCTGGGTGACGCCGAGGGCGCTGGAGACGACGGTGACGGCGATGAGGCCGCCGACGGACCAGGCCAGCACGTCGGCGCGCTGCTCGGGAAGGGCCACGTCCACGATCTCGCGGATGAGGAACGGGGAGACGACGCCCGCGGCGGCGCCGAGCACGATGAGGAACAGCACCACGGCGAGCGTGCCGCGGTAGGGGCGGAACAGCCCCAGCACCCGGCGCAGGTCGGGCCGCTGACCGGGGGCGAGCTTCAGGTCGCTGCTGAGGCGTCCGCCTCCGCCCCCCATGCCGCCGCCCATACCGCCGCCCATGCCGCCGTGCGCCATCAGACCCCCTGGTGGCGGGCGACGCGGTGCGCCGCGGCCTGGGCGAGGGGACGCACCATCACGAGGTCGAGGTTGACGTGGTGGGGCGCGTTCAGGGCGTAGGAGATGACGTCGGCGCAGTCCTCGGCGGTCAACGGGTTCTCGACCCCGTCGTAGACGGCGTCGGCCTTGTCCTGGTCGCCGAGGCGCACGAGGGAGAACTCCTCGGTGTGGACCATGCCGGGGGCGATCTCGATGACGCGCACCTTCTCGCCGTTCAGCTCGAGCCGCAGAGCATTGGCGAGCATGTGCTCGCCGGCCTTGGCGGCGTTGTAGCCGGACCCGCCCGGGTAGGCCTCGTGGCCGGCGACGGAGGTGACGAACAGCAGGTCGCCGCGACCGCTCGCGCGCAGGGCGGGCAGGAGGGCGCGGGTGACGCGGACGGCGCCGAGCACGTTGATGTCGTACATGCCCTGCCACTTCTCGAGGTCCGCCTCGGCCGCGGGCTCGACGCCGAGGGCGCCGCCGGCGACGTGGACGACGGCGTTCAGGCTCTCGCCGAACAGCTCGCGGGCGCGCGCGACGAGGGCGTCGACCGACGCGTCGGAGGTGACGTCGACGCTCAGCACCTCGCAGCCGGTCTCGGCGGCGAGCTCGGCGAGGCGCCCCTCGCGGCGGGCGACGGCGAGGACGCGCCAGCCGTCGGCGACGAGGCGCGCGGCGGTGGCGCGGCCGATGCCGGAGGAGGCACCCGTGACCACGGCGGTCAGCGGAGCGGCTGCACCGCACGGGGCGGAGGACGGGACAGGAGCGGAGGCGTCGGAGGTCATGGCCCCGAGCCTACGTCGGGGCGGCCGGCCGTCGCGGCCCTGACCGGCGGCATCCCCGCCGCGCCCCGGTCCCCGGGCACGGGCCCCGAGCGCACCGCCGACCGCGTCCCGGTCACCGCCCGGGACCGGACATCACGAACAGGTCGCAGGACCCCGATCCCTGGCCCTCGACGGATGATTCCCCCTAGGGTCGCCACCAACCGTGTTGCTGCCGTCACAACACGAGTCGTGCCCCCGTCGGCCACCCCGAGCCCGACGCCGGCCCTCCCCCGTCACCCACCGGAGGCCACCATGTCATCCCACCCGTCCGCCGGCGCGCCCGGCCCCACCGCCCCAGGCATCCCCGTCGCGGGCACCACCGGCACCGAGGAGGTCTCCCCCGCGACCCTGCGCCGGGTGACCGCCGCCGCGTTCGGCGGCACCGTGATCGAGTGGTTCGACTTCGCCGTCTACGGCTACACGGCCAGCGCCCTGGCCGCCACCTTCTTCCCCTCGGACACCGCCGTCGGCGGACTGCTGCAGACCTTCGCCGTGTTCGCCGTCGCCTTCGCGATGCGGCCGCTCGGCGGTCTGGTCTTCGGACGGCTCGGGGATCGCCTCGGCCGACGGAAGATCCTGCTGGCCACCGTGTTCCTCATGTCGATCTCGACCGCGATCATCGGTCTTCTGCCCGGCCACGCGTCGATCGGGATCCTCGCCCCGATCCTGCTGACCGTGGCCCGCTGCCTCCAGGGCCTCTCCGCCGGCGGCGAGTACGCCGGCGCCGTCGCCTACGTCATCGAGCACGCCCCCGCCCGCAAGCGCGCCTTCTACGCCTCAGCGATGCCGGCGGCGACGTTCGGCTCCTTCGCCGCGGCGGCGCTGCTGTGCTGGCTGATCACCCAGGCGATCGGCTCCGCTGCCTTCGACGAGTGGGGCTGGCGCATCCCCTTCCTCGCCGCGATCCCGATGGGCATCATCGCCTTCCTCATCCGCTCCCACCTCGAGGAGACCCCCGAGTTCACCCGCATGCAGCAGGAGCGGGCCGAGCGCGGCGCGTCCGCCGCGGCCCATCTCCCCTTCGGTGAGGTGCTGCGCCGCGAGGGCCGGATGATGCTCACCCTCGGCGGGTTCATCGCCGTGACGGGGCTGAGCTTCTACATCTTCTCGACCTACATGACCACCTTCCTGCGCACCGTCGCGGAGATGCCTGCGAACGTGGTGCTCGGCTCCAACGTGGTCGCGCTGCTGTGCGCGACCGCACTCGCCCCGGTGATGGGGCTGCTCAGCGACCGGCTGGGCCGCCGCCCGGTAATGGTCGGGGCGCTCGTCGCCCTCGCCGTCGCCTCGGTCCCCGCCTACCTCCTCGCGGCCGGGGGCGGCTTCGGCAACGCCCTGATCGGCCAGCTGCTCATCGCAGTGGGCGCCGTGGCCTGCAACGTCTCCACCGCGGTGATGCTCTCCGAGGCCTTCGCGACGATCTCGCGCTACACCGCCTCGGCGGTCGCCTACAACGTCGCCTACGCGATCTTCGGCGGCACCGCCCCGTACGTGGCCACCTTCCTCGTGTCCCGCACGATCGACATCGCCCCGGCGATCTACCTCACCGGCATGGCCCTGCTGGCCCTGATCGCGGTGCGCGTGCTGCCGGAGACCCGCGGTCGCGACCCCTCCGGCCCCGCCTGGCCCGCGAAGGGCGCCGGGTCGGAGGAGGAGCGGGCCGCTCCGGCGACCGCAGCCCGGGTCTGACCCGTCGGCCGCGCGAGCCGTGGCCCGTCGGCCTCGCGAGCGGCCAGGCCCCATCGGCCGCCATGCCCCGTCGTCCGCCCGAACCCTCCCCCACGAGGACGGCGCCCCTCCCGCACGCGGCGGGAGGGGCGCCGTTCGTCGCGAGCAGTGCGGGTCAGACGCCGTGCACGTGCTCGTGCTGGGAGACGGTGAGGTCGCCCGAGACGCGCCCCTTGGACAGCCGCGTCATGATCGCGGCGATCGCACCGTCGCCGGTGACGTTGGTGGCGGTGCCGAAGGAGTCGATCGCGATGTAGGCGGCGATCATCAGGCCCACCGCGGCCTCGCCGAAGCCGAGCATCGAGGAGAGCACGCCCGCGGCGGCCATGATCGCGCCGCCGGGCACGCCGGGCGCCGCGATCATGACGACGCCCAGCATGAACACGAAGGCGAGCAGCGCGGGGACGTTCAGGTCCATGCCGGTGACGATCATGATCGCGACCGCGAAGGTGGTGATCTTCAGCGTCGAGCCGGAGAGGTGGATCGTCGCGCACAGCGGGATCACGAAGTCCGCGATCGCATCCGGGATGCCGTTCCGCTTGGTGCACTCGGCGGTGACCGGGATGGTCGCGGCCGAGGAGCTGGTGCCGAGCGCGGTCATGTACGCGGGCATCATGTTCCCGAGCATCTTCAGGGGGTTCCTGCCGATCGCGAGGCCGGCGATGCCGTACTGGGCCAGGAGCACCACCACGGTCATGCCGAAGACCAGCACGATCACGGCGAGGAAGGTGCCGATGACGGTCCAGATCTGGCCATTCATGGTCAGGCCCAGGAACATGCCGAAGATGTAGATGGGCAGCAGCGGGATGATGATCGCCTCGATGATGCGCACGATGATGGTGCGCAGCTGCTCGAAGGACTCCTGCAGGGCGCCCTTCTTCACGAGGGTCAGCCCGATGCCAAGGCAGAACGAGAGCACGAGCGCCGTCATCACGTCGAAGACCGGCGGGATCTCGATGGCGAAGTACGGCGCGATCG
This genomic interval from Brachybacterium aquaticum contains the following:
- a CDS encoding dicarboxylate/amino acid:cation symporter; the protein is MNSSSDAAVGTGAGESAAAPGAPSSAPADSSSSGDAPRRARVGLLPRILVAIVLGILLGLVMPEAIARIFTTFNGVFSGFLGFLIPLIIVGLVTPAIAELGRGAGKMLAATAGIAYLSTILCGLFALGLSLLLLPRMLGDASIGTLENPEDSAIAPYFAIEIPPVFDVMTALVLSFCLGIGLTLVKKGALQESFEQLRTIIVRIIEAIIIPLLPIYIFGMFLGLTMNGQIWTVIGTFLAVIVLVFGMTVVVLLAQYGIAGLAIGRNPLKMLGNMMPAYMTALGTSSSAATIPVTAECTKRNGIPDAIADFVIPLCATIHLSGSTLKITTFAVAIMIVTGMDLNVPALLAFVFMLGVVMIAAPGVPGGAIMAAAGVLSSMLGFGEAAVGLMIAAYIAIDSFGTATNVTGDGAIAAIMTRLSKGRVSGDLTVSQHEHVHGV
- a CDS encoding ABC transporter ATP-binding protein, whose translation is MAHGGMGGGMGGGMGGGGGRLSSDLKLAPGQRPDLRRVLGLFRPYRGTLAVVLFLIVLGAAAGVVSPFLIREIVDVALPEQRADVLAWSVGGLIAVTVVSSALGVTQAMLSTRVGQSVMHDLRVSVYSHLQRMGLGFFTRARTGEIQSRIFSDIGSMQSVVTSVMTQIVSATAGVLMALVAMFAMDWRLTLFSLIALPFAVWMNRRVGRRRREIVRTRQEKAADLSAGIQESLSVSGILLGVTMGRTEALSRTFSADSRELADLEVRSEMAGRWHMAVFTTLMALFPALTYLLGGHLLFNDPDGSGITIGTLVAFIALQSGLFPQINGLLRVATQVNSSLALFSRVFEYLDAPILIKDAPDAVALDPAEVRGEIRFEDVSFSYPGAEDPALDRIDLVVPAGKHTALVGSTGSGKTTTGYLMARLYEPSSGSITLDGHDLREVTMESLAASIGVVTQETYLLHATIAENLRFARPEASDEELVAACRIAQIHDHIESLPDGYATVVGERGYRFSGGEKQRLALARTILRDPPVLLLDEATSALDVATERAMSGALDAAARGRTTVSIAHRLSTIRHADQIVVMQRGRIVERGTYDELLARGGVFADLAHQDSRRDDGADGLAADGVVDDGVAAVDDGADEPVVQDPSGR
- a CDS encoding alpha/beta fold hydrolase, with product MSDGPLPEDPLPEDPPPEDPPPGNPLPPDDDPEAGMDPRLVRQDIAPYAAFLSASRRRRLVEPEGTVWAWSGLNAVRELRHHQKDSPVRVIAVHGAGAHAAALWPVASQLAERGIDVRVPDLPGYGRTSMRDPKSVRYTDWIHMLGDMIEEGDDGRPLLLLGGSIGGMLALEVAARLPDQVSAVAATCLLDPADPEARARMTRFGGAGTAAMRMLPLVRGGLADRMLPVSALADVSSMGRVPALGALCARDPRGGGARMPLGFWRSYLEHPHEAVRTVPVPVTLLHPEHDAWTPLALSARTLHALPGPTDTVILRGGGHFPVEDRALDDLVTAIERIIARVVD
- the ileS gene encoding isoleucine--tRNA ligase, whose amino-acid sequence is MVYPVSGDPLVPSPNLPALENEIQEFWRTDDTFRASIAQREGADEFVFYDGPPFANGLPHYGHLLTGFVKDVIPRFRTMDGLKVDRRFGWDTHGLPAELEAMRELGMTEKSEIEDMGLQAFNNAARASVLKYTKEWEEYVTRQARWVDFENDYKTLDVTFMESVLWAFKTLHDKGRAYEGYYVLPYCWKDQTPLSAHELRMDDDVYQDRQDQTVTVTFPFTGEKAEQLGLLGVKALAWTTTPWTLPTNFSLAVGPELPYAVLPAGPNGAADGTAAGEGRYLLAQALVGAHAKELGYQSAEDALAAVEERTYAGAELEHITYEPLWTVYSEDREKWGTQNAWIVTVADYVSTDDGTGVVHQATAYGEIDQQVNAAYGIPVIVSVDEGAQFHEYFRGTALDEIAGLQVFDANRPIIRNLQAEGRLLREASYVHSYPHCWRCRNPLIYKAVSSWYVKVADQRERMLELNEQIDWVPGNVKHGQFGKWLEGARDWAVSRNRYWGTPIPVWKSDDPDHPRVEVYGSLAELEEAFGTLPRDEHGEVNLHRPYIDELTRPNPDDPTGTSTMRRVTDVFDVWFDSGSMPFAQVHYPFENREWFEGHNPADFIVEYIGQTRGWFYVMHVLATALFDRPAFTSVICHGIVLGEDGQKMSKSLRNYPDVREMFDKYGADAMRWFLMSSPILRGGNLVVDEPKIRDATRQVVLPLWNVWYFLGLYANAAGEKDGSGRPTGYRGRSRYESTDVMDRYLLSRTGDLVRGVRASFRELAIADAAEQIADHLDMLTNWYVRRSRDRFWEGDEQAIDVLSTALETLLQVAAPLLPMVTEEIWKELTGGRSVHLTDWPDDTFFPRDEALVAQMDDVRAIASAGNALRKKEGLRARLPLAELTVVHHDPTSLEPFAEILADELNVKAVRLLDATGDEAQEMGVEQRLTVNARAAGPRLGKQVQVVIKGSKTGDWSVAEDGTVTSGGIDLVEGEYTLDMVAGSGSDTDGRAIGVLRGGDFLVLDTAVTPELEAEGTARDVVRAIQSARREAGLDVSDRIALSVSGDAAVVEAVTAHRDLVAGEVLATSLELGAEPAEGAHVATEKVAGGQVTVGVAKA
- a CDS encoding SDR family oxidoreductase, whose amino-acid sequence is MTSDASAPVPSSAPCGAAAPLTAVVTGASSGIGRATAARLVADGWRVLAVARREGRLAELAAETGCEVLSVDVTSDASVDALVARARELFGESLNAVVHVAGGALGVEPAAEADLEKWQGMYDINVLGAVRVTRALLPALRASGRGDLLFVTSVAGHEAYPGGSGYNAAKAGEHMLANALRLELNGEKVRVIEIAPGMVHTEEFSLVRLGDQDKADAVYDGVENPLTAEDCADVISYALNAPHHVNLDLVMVRPLAQAAAHRVARHQGV
- a CDS encoding MFS transporter, which produces MSSHPSAGAPGPTAPGIPVAGTTGTEEVSPATLRRVTAAAFGGTVIEWFDFAVYGYTASALAATFFPSDTAVGGLLQTFAVFAVAFAMRPLGGLVFGRLGDRLGRRKILLATVFLMSISTAIIGLLPGHASIGILAPILLTVARCLQGLSAGGEYAGAVAYVIEHAPARKRAFYASAMPAATFGSFAAAALLCWLITQAIGSAAFDEWGWRIPFLAAIPMGIIAFLIRSHLEETPEFTRMQQERAERGASAAAHLPFGEVLRREGRMMLTLGGFIAVTGLSFYIFSTYMTTFLRTVAEMPANVVLGSNVVALLCATALAPVMGLLSDRLGRRPVMVGALVALAVASVPAYLLAAGGGFGNALIGQLLIAVGAVACNVSTAVMLSEAFATISRYTASAVAYNVAYAIFGGTAPYVATFLVSRTIDIAPAIYLTGMALLALIAVRVLPETRGRDPSGPAWPAKGAGSEEERAAPATAARV
- a CDS encoding 2Fe-2S iron-sulfur cluster-binding protein — protein: MSLFGEPFTAKCLKSGITVEVAEGQSLLQALLDAGISMDYSCEGGVCGTCVVPLVSGEVEHLDEFLMDDEHDTQMTTCVSRGVGEIEIDV